The Sneathia sanguinegens DNA window ATTGAAGTTAGGAATTGAAGAAAAGGTAGTAGATGAATTACTAAAAATAATAGGTAAAAACATAGTTCCTAAAAATCAATTCAATGAAGTGAATGAGGTTAAAAAGCAACTGGCTATCAGATGGTTCAAACTTTAGTAGTATAATATGGAAAAACAAAGAAAAGCTACTAAATGAAATGCAGAAAACAATAACAGTTGGAATAATATCTGGTAAGACACCTTATAGCTTATCAGAAGACTTTGCAAGGGTAATGAATGTAGACAAGAGCAGAGCAAGAGTGCTATTACAGACTGAAAGTGCAAGAGTAAGAAGTATGGCAGAAATTGAAAGCTATAAGCAGATGGAAGTTAGCAAGTATCAG harbors:
- a CDS encoding minor capsid protein, with amino-acid sequence MRLKSNWLSDGSNFSSIIWKNKEKLLNEMQKTITVGIISGKTPYSLSEDFARVMNVDKSRARVLLQTESARVRSMAEIESYKQMEVSKYQIIATLDDRTFDICQSMDMKVFDVKDYEVGVTAPPFHPNCRSTKV